In the Trueperaceae bacterium genome, one interval contains:
- a CDS encoding mannose-6-phosphate isomerase, with product MIRAAAFSKEHIRPEKLWAGTVTVQPDVKTGAHHHGELESIIYVVSGRARMRWGDHLEYVAEAEPGDFIFVPPYVPHQEINALSDKPLKCVLVRSGQDPIVVNLDLAPVDDPETVGWSQNDLFHKKPD from the coding sequence ATGATCCGAGCGGCAGCCTTCAGTAAGGAACATATCCGACCCGAGAAGCTTTGGGCTGGCACCGTAACGGTCCAACCTGATGTTAAGACGGGAGCCCACCACCATGGTGAACTTGAAAGCATAATTTACGTGGTAAGTGGCCGAGCCAGAATGCGGTGGGGAGATCATCTCGAATATGTAGCGGAAGCGGAACCTGGCGATTTTATCTTCGTTCCTCCTTACGTACCGCACCAAGAGATCAACGCGCTCTCTGACAAACCACTTAAATGCGTCTTGGTCCGTAGCGGACAAGATCCCATTGTAGTTAATTTAGATCTTGCTCCTGTGGACGATCCTGAAACGGTAGGCTGGTCCCAGAACGACCTCTTCCATAAGAAACCTGATTAG
- a CDS encoding phosphoribosylaminoimidazolesuccinocarboxamide synthase, whose amino-acid sequence MAKSQKLALRYEGKAKKIFETDDQARYIVEFKDDATAFNAQKRGIIVRKGEINNAITATLYEYLECNGIKTHYVKKLGITEQLVQAVKIIPVEVIVRNRAAGSFASRYGIEEGDELNPMVIEWCLKSDALGDPPMNDATAVALGFATPEQLEILLDQSSKVNDLLQPYLHDRGLELIDFKLEFGVDLAGEILLADEISPDTCRLWDVSTGGSLDKDRFRRNLGGVEEAYLDVFHRIVRNTHA is encoded by the coding sequence GTGGCAAAGTCCCAAAAGCTTGCCCTCCGTTACGAGGGCAAGGCTAAGAAGATTTTTGAAACCGACGATCAGGCCCGTTATATCGTTGAATTTAAGGACGACGCAACCGCTTTTAATGCTCAGAAGCGGGGAATAATTGTGCGTAAAGGTGAGATTAATAATGCAATTACCGCAACGCTTTACGAATATCTAGAATGCAACGGTATAAAGACTCATTATGTTAAGAAACTTGGGATAACGGAACAACTAGTGCAGGCTGTGAAGATTATTCCTGTAGAGGTGATTGTTAGGAATCGTGCGGCTGGTTCTTTCGCTAGTCGTTATGGCATAGAGGAGGGTGACGAGCTTAATCCGATGGTTATTGAGTGGTGCCTAAAGAGTGATGCGCTTGGTGATCCACCAATGAATGATGCCACCGCTGTTGCCCTCGGATTTGCTACGCCAGAGCAGTTAGAGATACTTTTAGACCAATCATCAAAGGTAAACGATCTTCTGCAACCCTATTTGCATGATCGTGGTCTTGAGCTGATAGATTTCAAGCTAGAGTTTGGCGTTGATTTGGCCGGTGAGATATTGCTTGCTGACGAGATTAGTCCAGATACCTGCAGGTTATGGGATGTCAGCACCGGAGGTAGTCTCGATAAAGATCGTTTCCGACGTAACCTAGGTGGGGTTGAGGAAGCGTATTTAGATGTGTTTCATCGGATCGTTAGGAATACTCATGCCTGA
- a CDS encoding phosphoribosylformylglycinamidine synthase: MPEFRAVVLVMLKPSLLDPQGRAVERTVQRLGSKNVKDMRIGKRIELFIEGDREAVEVQLEGLAREVLSNPITEDFSIQLSEL, encoded by the coding sequence ATGCCTGAATTCCGGGCTGTAGTTTTGGTGATGTTAAAACCGAGCCTCCTTGACCCTCAAGGAAGAGCTGTAGAGCGAACCGTTCAGAGGCTGGGAAGCAAAAATGTGAAGGATATGCGAATTGGAAAACGAATTGAATTATTTATTGAGGGTGATCGTGAAGCAGTTGAAGTTCAACTTGAAGGGTTAGCCCGAGAAGTTTTAAGTAATCCAATTACTGAGGACTTTAGTATTCAGCTTAGCGAGTTGTAA
- a CDS encoding adenylosuccinate lyase, which translates to MVDRYATPEMLSLWGEVNRYRTWFQVELSAIEAWERFGEVPAGTGSRLRTAVEQNPLDEGFAARVAEIEAETHHDIVAFTRALTERFGEDARFIHLGLTSTDIVDTAQNLLLRDAMSIVITDLVELSSAVRDLAVQHKLTPCIGRTHGIHAEPMTFGLKFLFFYSILERDLVRLKQAREGISVAMLSGSVGTYAHVPPEIERFVAEDLGISPESVSNQTVARDRHAVLLSSLAILGTTIERIAVEIRHLQRSEVREAMEGFSPGQTGSSSMPHKRNPIATENLTGVARILRANLQAGLENVSLWHERDISHSSVERFILPDSTTLASYAVRRLTRVMRRLEIFPERMAANLDQLGGLVFSQRVLHKLIAKGMMREDAYDVVQRNSLLSWDSGTALREFLEGDSGCPLTPSELDEAFDVDWYLRYIDEIFARFTL; encoded by the coding sequence ATGGTTGATCGTTACGCCACTCCCGAAATGTTGTCCCTATGGGGTGAGGTAAATCGATATCGGACTTGGTTTCAAGTTGAGTTATCCGCAATTGAAGCATGGGAACGATTTGGTGAGGTTCCGGCTGGAACCGGGTCCCGGCTTCGGACTGCCGTTGAACAGAACCCGCTCGACGAAGGGTTTGCCGCTCGAGTTGCAGAAATTGAGGCTGAGACTCATCACGATATTGTGGCTTTTACACGAGCGTTAACAGAACGCTTCGGGGAAGATGCACGCTTTATCCATTTAGGTCTTACCAGTACAGATATAGTTGACACCGCACAAAATCTTTTGCTCCGCGATGCCATGTCCATTGTAATTACTGATTTAGTTGAACTTTCTTCTGCGGTACGGGACCTTGCTGTTCAACATAAGTTGACGCCATGTATAGGACGGACTCACGGTATACATGCCGAACCAATGACCTTTGGGCTAAAGTTTCTGTTTTTCTATTCTATTTTGGAGCGTGATTTGGTTCGTCTCAAACAAGCCCGGGAGGGGATTTCAGTGGCGATGCTGTCCGGATCGGTCGGCACTTACGCTCATGTTCCACCCGAGATCGAAAGATTCGTGGCAGAAGACTTGGGAATCTCCCCAGAATCGGTGTCTAACCAGACTGTAGCTCGTGATCGGCATGCTGTATTATTGTCAAGTCTCGCGATATTGGGCACTACAATTGAGCGAATTGCAGTGGAGATCCGTCATCTTCAACGAAGTGAAGTTCGGGAGGCGATGGAGGGTTTCAGTCCTGGGCAAACTGGAAGTTCCAGCATGCCACATAAGCGTAATCCTATTGCCACAGAAAACCTTACAGGTGTGGCTAGGATCTTACGGGCGAACTTGCAGGCGGGACTCGAGAACGTTTCGCTTTGGCATGAGCGGGATATCAGTCACAGCTCGGTTGAGAGATTTATATTGCCAGACAGTACAACCTTGGCGAGCTATGCTGTCCGTCGATTGACCCGAGTCATGCGAAGACTAGAGATTTTCCCAGAACGAATGGCGGCAAATCTCGACCAATTAGGGGGACTTGTCTTCTCTCAGCGGGTGCTTCATAAGCTTATTGCTAAAGGAATGATGCGCGAAGATGCTTATGATGTTGTTCAAAGAAACAGCCTCTTAAGTTGGGATTCTGGGACAGCCCTTCGAGAGTTTTTGGAGGGTGATTCTGGTTGCCCATTGACTCCAAGCGAACTCGATGAAGCCTTTGACGTTGACTGGTATCTTCGATATATAGACGAGATTTTCGCCCGGTTTACTCTTTGA